TTGAACATCTGGGCACCACCAGCCCCGCAGCACAAACCGTTGCTCTTACACCGTTTCATTTCTATCAGCGTTGCATCCAGCACTTCCAGCACCTTCCGCGGCGCCTCATAGATGTCATTCCCCCTACCCAGGTAGCAGGAATCATGGTAAGTAATCTTCCGGCCCTTAAATGCGCCGCCTTCCTTTACCCGGATCTTTCCCTCATCTATCAGCTGCTGTAAATAGGTGGCATGATGCAATACCTCGTAATTTCCCCCTAATTCCGGGTACTCATTTTTTAAAGTATTGAAGCAATGCGGGCAGGTGGTCACGATCTTCTTCACTGCGTAATTATTCAGCACCATGATATTATTCTGTGCCATCATCTGGAATATAAATTCATTCCCCGCTCTCCTGGCCGGATCTCCTGTACAGCTTTCCTCTTTTCCCAGTATTGCAAACCTGATCCCTATCTTTGTCAATATCGTTGCAAATGCTTTAGTAATCTTTTGCGCCCTTTGATCAAAACTACCTGCACAGCCCACCCAGAAAAGTATTTCCGGTGATTCTCCACTGGCGAAATATTCTGCCATCGTTTTTATTTGCATGGAATTTTCAGTTTATGCATTCATTTCAGTTGCCCACTTATCCCTGTCATCAGGGCTAAACTTCCAGGGGGCCATGTTATTTTCTATATTACTAAACATCATGTTCCACTCCTGGGGTGCACTGGATTCTTCCATCACCAGGTGCCGGCGGAGTTGTAAGATGATATGCAGTGGGTTTATACTTACCGGGCATTCCTGTACGCAGGCATTACAGCTGGTACAAGCCCGCAGTTCTTCTTCCGAAATATAGTCGCGCAGCAGGGTCTTACCAGCAGTATTTCCCAGTTTCCCTATTTCTTCCGCACGGTCACGGGTATCCATCATGATCTTGCGGGGAGAAAGTTTTTTGCCTGTAAGGTTGGCCGGGCAGGCGGCTGTGCAGCGACCACATTCCGTACAACTATAGGCATCCAGGATATTCTTCCAGGTAAGATCGGGTACATCTTTCGCCCCAAACTTTGGCATCTCTGCAGACGCGGGTTCCGTAGCCGCCAGCTCCGGTTGCAGCATCAGGCTCACTTCTTTTTGCACGGCAGGCATATTCTCCATCTTCCCCCTTGGCCGGAGATCACTGAAGTAAGCATTCGGAAATGCCAGGATAATATGCAGGTGCTTTGAATACGGCAGGTAATTCAGGAAAGCCAGGATGCCCAGGATATGCAACCACCAGCAGCCACGTTCAATGGCTTCCAGGGTAAGGGGAGAGAGCCCCTCAAAAGCAGGTCTGAATGCCCCGGATATCCAGAATGGCCCTACGTTGGGATGAAGGGCCTGATCGGCAGTATTCATGGTCAGGAACAGCAGCATCAGCACGATTTCCGTAACCAGGATATAATTGGCATCTGACTTCGGCCAGCCATCCAGTTCATGCATGGCCAGTCTGCGTACATGAATAATATTACGCCTGACCAGGAAAACAACACATCCACTGATGACCAGTACTGCCAGTGCCTCAAAGCTCCCCACCAATACGGGGTATAATGCGCCTGAGAAGGGCATAAAGAGGCGGTGGGTACCCAGTATCCCATCCAGGATAATTTCGAGTACCTCCATATTGATAATCAGGAAACCGGCATACACGAAGATGTGTAATACGGCCACCAAAGGCTTGCGGAACATTTTTTTCTGCCCAAAGGCGAGGAGAAGTACATTTTTCCAACGTAGATCGGGGTGATCATTCAACGATATATCTCTTCCAAGCAAAATATTAAGCCTGATCTGCCTGGCTTTGCGGTAAAAGAGGAACACAGCAATGGCGAAGGCAAATACAAACAGGATTTCCTGAATTATATGCATACATCAGATTTGACAGTTGCAATGTAAGGAAAAAGGTATAAAGAACTATCAAAGCTCCCTGATGATACCTGTGAAGATCCGGTCCTTTATTAACACTATAATGATACTAAAATATCACGAGAAGGTCACTTCAATATCTCCTGGATATAGAGGTGACCTTCTCGTGTACTTATAGTGAACTTGTAATGTAACAGATGAAGCGAATCTTCACAGGTATCTTAAAGGCATTCACCCGGTCTTACCCGGAGATGACCAATACATTGCCCCGAATCTATCCCGGCATTTCACCATAGCTAAAAAATCCCTACTTTTATCCCTTCAATTTATTTTGACATGGAATCAAAGAATGTAATCCTCACCCAGGATGTGATCGATAAAAAAATCAAACGTATTGCTTACGAGATCTATGAGCATAACAGTGAAGAGCCGGAAATTATCCTGGCAGGGATCTGGGATAGGGGAACAATTCTCGCTGAAAAAATAGCGGCTATCCTGAAGGAGATTTCTCCCATTAAGATTAAAATGATCGAATTGAAACTGGATAAGCAGCATCCCGATGCTGTTCAAATCTCAGAAGCACTGGATTTCAACGGAAAAGTAATTATAATGGTAGATGATGTGGCTAATTCAGGCAGAACGATGCTATATGCCCTGAAGCCTTTGCTGGAGTTTTTACCTAAGAAGATTCAAACGGCGGTACTGGTGGATCGTAAGCATAAGTCTTTCCCGCTGTCAGTGGATTTTGTGGGTTATTCCTTATCTACCACTTTGCAGGAGATGGTGATGGTAGATGTAGTGGGAGAGGAGATCTATTCTGCGTATTTACAATAAGTACAAATAGTATAAATAAAGAGGTTGTTTCAAAAGTAATTTGAAGGCGGTGAGGTTCTAATTAATAAAAACGCTCTCCTTCAGATTTCCGGATTGAACCCGGAAATTACTTTTGGAACAACCTCTTGTGGTTTTATTTCAGTTTCATATCCTGGATGATCTGCTGGATCTTGGCATCCAGTGCTTTCGTAGCCGCATCAAATCCTGCTGCGTTTTCCAGTTTCTGGTTCACGCTGAAGTAGAATTTGATCTTAGGTTCGGTACCGGATGGACGTGCGGAGATCTTGCTGCCATCTTCCAGTACAAACTGCAGTACGTTTGACTTAGGCAGGGTGATAGGTTTCACCTCACCGGTCTTCAGGTTTTTCACCTGTTGTAACTGGTAGTCGTAAGTAGTCACTACTGGCACACCAGCGATAGTAGCAGGTGGGTTTTCGCGGTAGCCCTTCATCATATCAGCAATTTCGTCCGCACCTTTCATTCCTTTCTTGGTGATAGAGATCAGGCTCTCCTTATAATATCCATATTTTATATAGATGTCGATCAGTTGCTGGTAGAGGGTACGACCCTGGCCTGCAGCCACAGCGGCCATTTCACAAATGAGTGCTACGGAAGCAATGGCATCCTTATCACGTACATTGTCGCCGATCATATAGCCATAAGACTCTTCACCACCACAAATGAAATGCTCTTTGCCTTCTTTGGCACGGATCAGTTCAGCGATCCATTTGAAACCAGTAAGTACATTATAGCAGTTTACATTGTTTTTAGCAGCAAATACGTCGATCAGGTCGGAGGTCACCACTGTTTTACATACGTAATCAGTTGCACCTGCCAGTCCTTTTGCACGACGGCCTTCTATAATATAATTGAAGAGCAGTACGGCTGTCTGGTTACCATTCAAGAGGATCCATTCTCCTTTCAGGTCTTTTACAGCAATACCTACACGGTCAGAATCAGGGTCAGTACCCAGCAGGATGGCTGCATCCAGTTCTTTCGCTTTCTTCAGGCCAATGCTCATGGCTTCGGATTCTTCCGGGTTAGGATACACCACGGTAGGGAAGTTACCGTTCGGGGTAGCCTGTTCTTCTACCACATGTACATTGGTAAAGCCAAAGCGTTTCAGTGTTTCAGGCACCAGGGTAATACCGGTACCATGAATAGGCGTATATACGATTTTGAGATCTTTCTGTGCGGCAATTGCTTCAGGCTGAATGCTCAGGCCTTTCAGCATCTGCAGGTAAGCTTCGTCAATTTCAGTGCCGATGGGGTGGATGTTCGCTTCGCCGCCGGACCATTTCACTTCATCTACGGAGTTGATCTTCTCTACTTCGCGGATTACGTTCTTGTCGTGAGGAGGAATCAGCTGAGCGCCATCGTTCCAGTAAGCTTTATAGCCGTTATATTCTTTAGGATTATGCGATGCTGTAAGTACGATACCACCTTTACATTTGAGATGACGGATGGTGAACGATAGCTCCGGAGTAGGGCGGAGGCTTTCGAAGAGGTATACTTTGATACCATTTGCAGCCATAACGTTGGCAGCCACTTCGGCAAAGAAACGGCTGTTATTGCGACTATCATGTGCAATCGCGATACTGATTTCATCCGTGAAAGCCTGTTTCAGGTAGTTGGCAAAACCCTGGGTAGCCATACCTACCGTGTACCTGTTCATACGGTTAGTACCTACACCCATGATACCGCGGAGACCGCCCGTACCAAATTCCAGGTTACGGTAGAAGGCATCAGCCAGTTCATCGGGGTTTTCCTGCTGCAATTTTTTGATGGCGGATACCGTCTCCGCATCAAACTGGCCGTTCAGCCATTGTGATACCTTACTTTCAATTACATTATCCATAAAAATATTGGGTTTGTCTGAAAATTGTGTCAGAAACAAGATTGTAAAATAAAGGATAAATCCTGAATTATGGGCCTACAATTTGGCCCCGGAGAGAGGGATTTGCAATTATTGCACCATATTCAACTGATATGGGGATAAATAGAAATTCCCATACATGGCTGAAAATTGGGGGTATTAATTACTTTTGCGGGTATGAGGCGGTATGAAGATTCCTATAAACAAAAAGGATTACGCAAGCAACTGGTGGATAGTATCCTGCAAAAAGGCATAACTGATCAAAGTGTTTTAG
This window of the Chitinophaga sancti genome carries:
- a CDS encoding phosphoribosyltransferase family protein, encoding MESKNVILTQDVIDKKIKRIAYEIYEHNSEEPEIILAGIWDRGTILAEKIAAILKEISPIKIKMIELKLDKQHPDAVQISEALDFNGKVIIMVDDVANSGRTMLYALKPLLEFLPKKIQTAVLVDRKHKSFPLSVDFVGYSLSTTLQEMVMVDVVGEEIYSAYLQ
- a CDS encoding (Fe-S)-binding protein produces the protein MQIKTMAEYFASGESPEILFWVGCAGSFDQRAQKITKAFATILTKIGIRFAILGKEESCTGDPARRAGNEFIFQMMAQNNIMVLNNYAVKKIVTTCPHCFNTLKNEYPELGGNYEVLHHATYLQQLIDEGKIRVKEGGAFKGRKITYHDSCYLGRGNDIYEAPRKVLEVLDATLIEMKRCKSNGLCCGAGGAQMFKEEEKGTTRINFERGREAVETGATVIASNCPFCMTMLTDGVKEQGKEDSVKVLDIAELIAMDLEG
- a CDS encoding phospho-sugar mutase — its product is MDNVIESKVSQWLNGQFDAETVSAIKKLQQENPDELADAFYRNLEFGTGGLRGIMGVGTNRMNRYTVGMATQGFANYLKQAFTDEISIAIAHDSRNNSRFFAEVAANVMAANGIKVYLFESLRPTPELSFTIRHLKCKGGIVLTASHNPKEYNGYKAYWNDGAQLIPPHDKNVIREVEKINSVDEVKWSGGEANIHPIGTEIDEAYLQMLKGLSIQPEAIAAQKDLKIVYTPIHGTGITLVPETLKRFGFTNVHVVEEQATPNGNFPTVVYPNPEESEAMSIGLKKAKELDAAILLGTDPDSDRVGIAVKDLKGEWILLNGNQTAVLLFNYIIEGRRAKGLAGATDYVCKTVVTSDLIDVFAAKNNVNCYNVLTGFKWIAELIRAKEGKEHFICGGEESYGYMIGDNVRDKDAIASVALICEMAAVAAGQGRTLYQQLIDIYIKYGYYKESLISITKKGMKGADEIADMMKGYRENPPATIAGVPVVTTYDYQLQQVKNLKTGEVKPITLPKSNVLQFVLEDGSKISARPSGTEPKIKFYFSVNQKLENAAGFDAATKALDAKIQQIIQDMKLK
- a CDS encoding (Fe-S)-binding protein, which gives rise to MHIIQEILFVFAFAIAVFLFYRKARQIRLNILLGRDISLNDHPDLRWKNVLLLAFGQKKMFRKPLVAVLHIFVYAGFLIINMEVLEIILDGILGTHRLFMPFSGALYPVLVGSFEALAVLVISGCVVFLVRRNIIHVRRLAMHELDGWPKSDANYILVTEIVLMLLFLTMNTADQALHPNVGPFWISGAFRPAFEGLSPLTLEAIERGCWWLHILGILAFLNYLPYSKHLHIILAFPNAYFSDLRPRGKMENMPAVQKEVSLMLQPELAATEPASAEMPKFGAKDVPDLTWKNILDAYSCTECGRCTAACPANLTGKKLSPRKIMMDTRDRAEEIGKLGNTAGKTLLRDYISEEELRACTSCNACVQECPVSINPLHIILQLRRHLVMEESSAPQEWNMMFSNIENNMAPWKFSPDDRDKWATEMNA